A genome region from Geobacter pickeringii includes the following:
- the truB gene encoding tRNA pseudouridine(55) synthase TruB gives MDGFIVLDKPVGITSHDVVSAVRRTLRQKKAGHTGTLDPFATGVLPVAIGEGTKAIPFLDEGIKEYQATMVLGSVTDTQDCTGTVIRQSEWEDLAPERIVAAIQSFVGRQSQLPPMFSAVKRNGVPLYKLARKGEEVERTARDIEIYSIAVELVELPLVTFTVSCSRGTYVRALASDIGEALGCGAHLTALRRTKSGPFVIDHALRLDEFRRIAEAGDIERHVTAPGEALDHLRMLCLADEGAERVRHGMAPRLSDFTAMLENVRVGEQLRLTYGGHLLAIAESRGALWSENSKNLRLIRVFNEV, from the coding sequence ATGGACGGTTTCATTGTCCTGGATAAACCCGTCGGTATCACCTCCCATGACGTGGTCTCGGCCGTTCGCCGCACCCTACGCCAGAAGAAGGCCGGACATACGGGGACCCTCGATCCCTTTGCTACGGGAGTTCTGCCGGTAGCCATCGGAGAAGGCACCAAGGCCATTCCATTTCTTGATGAGGGAATCAAGGAATATCAAGCTACGATGGTGCTCGGTTCGGTCACCGATACACAGGACTGTACCGGCACGGTAATCCGTCAGAGCGAGTGGGAAGATCTCGCGCCGGAGCGGATCGTGGCAGCCATTCAGTCGTTCGTCGGACGTCAGAGCCAGCTCCCCCCCATGTTTTCTGCGGTGAAGAGAAACGGCGTGCCGCTCTACAAGCTTGCCCGCAAGGGAGAAGAGGTCGAGCGGACGGCCCGTGACATCGAGATATATTCGATTGCCGTTGAGCTCGTCGAATTGCCGCTGGTAACTTTTACCGTCTCGTGTTCGCGAGGGACGTATGTGAGGGCACTTGCCAGCGACATCGGCGAGGCGCTGGGCTGTGGTGCCCACCTCACGGCACTTCGCCGAACAAAGAGCGGTCCGTTTGTCATTGACCATGCGCTTCGACTCGACGAATTCAGGCGGATCGCTGAAGCGGGAGATATCGAGCGACATGTCACTGCTCCCGGCGAGGCACTCGATCATCTCCGGATGCTATGCCTGGCGGACGAGGGGGCAGAGCGGGTTCGACACGGCATGGCCCCGCGGTTGAGTGATTTTACGGCGATGCTTGAAAATGTGCGGGTGGGGGAACAGTTACGGCTTACCTACGGAGGTCACCTGCTAGCCATAGCGGAAAGCCGCGGCGCGCTGTGGTCTGAAAATTCGAAAAACCTCAGGCTTATCAGGGTTTTTAACGAGGTTTAG
- a CDS encoding ribosome-binding factor A produces the protein MHKRSDKVAEAIHELVSALLVKGLKDPRVGFVTITAVKVTDDLHLATIYYTVIGSDDEKKATRHGLASAVGFIRKEIGKSLRMKYVPDVVFKYDESIEYGSRIDKLLKEIGTTEGEHD, from the coding sequence ATGCATAAACGTTCTGACAAAGTAGCCGAAGCAATTCATGAGCTCGTATCAGCCCTTCTCGTGAAAGGGCTCAAGGATCCCCGCGTCGGTTTTGTAACCATAACCGCAGTGAAGGTCACCGATGATCTCCATCTGGCAACCATTTATTACACGGTCATCGGCAGCGACGACGAGAAGAAGGCGACGCGTCACGGTCTTGCCAGCGCGGTCGGTTTCATTCGCAAGGAAATCGGGAAGTCGCTCCGCATGAAGTACGTCCCCGATGTCGTCTTCAAGTACGACGAGTCGATCGAGTACGGAAGCCGTATCGACAAGCTTCTCAAGGAAATTGGCACGACGGAAGGCGAACATGATTGA
- the pnp gene encoding polyribonucleotide nucleotidyltransferase, which translates to MKEQTVNVELGGRTITIATGKMAKQASGSVVVSCGDTMVLVTAVAAKSAREGQDFFPLTVNYQEKAYAGGKIPGGFFKREGRPTENETLTCRFIDRPIRPLFPESFLNETQIMATVISAEEDNDPGILAMIGASAALEVSDIPFLGPIAGVKVGRVAGQFVCNPTVEQQKMSDMEVVVAASRDAVIMVEGSAAEVSESDLLEAIFFGHASVQPIIEAQVQLRAKAGVPKREVVAKPVDEALKARAKELAHASIKEAVRIKSKQERHNRIDAVSADTLTALAGEFEGREGEIKAFLGDFEYELVREHILKDGERIDGRDTKTVRPITCEVSVLPRAHGAALFTRGETQALVAATLGTAGDEQRIDSLFGESKKRFLLHYNFPPFSVGETSMRLAPGRREIGHGMLAERALERVLPKHEDFPYTIRIVSDILESNGSSSMASVCGGALSMMDAGVPIKAPVAGIAMGLIKEGDDVAILSDILGDEDHLGDMDFKVAGTAEGVTAIQMDIKITGVTREIMGTALAQAKEGRIHILGKMAETLAASRSELSPHAPRITTIWVKTDKIRDVIGSGGKNVRGITEATGVSIDIEDTGRINIASTSKEACDKAIKMIRDLTAEAEEGKLYMGTVKKVMDFGAFVEIFPGTDGLVHISELDTERVKNVTDVLKEGDKVLVKCIGIDKQGKIKLSRKEALGAVLPE; encoded by the coding sequence ATGAAAGAACAAACAGTAAATGTGGAACTGGGTGGAAGGACCATAACCATAGCCACGGGTAAAATGGCCAAGCAGGCAAGCGGTTCAGTGGTCGTCAGTTGCGGCGACACCATGGTGCTTGTGACGGCTGTGGCAGCCAAGAGCGCACGCGAAGGACAGGACTTCTTTCCGCTTACCGTGAATTACCAGGAAAAAGCCTATGCCGGGGGGAAGATTCCCGGCGGATTTTTCAAGCGTGAAGGGCGCCCGACCGAAAACGAAACTCTCACCTGCCGCTTCATCGATCGTCCCATCCGTCCGCTTTTCCCTGAGAGCTTCCTCAATGAAACCCAGATCATGGCCACGGTCATATCGGCCGAAGAAGACAATGATCCCGGCATTCTTGCGATGATCGGCGCTTCTGCAGCGCTGGAAGTATCCGATATTCCGTTTCTCGGTCCGATCGCCGGCGTCAAGGTTGGACGCGTCGCCGGGCAGTTTGTCTGCAATCCGACCGTTGAACAGCAGAAAATGAGCGATATGGAAGTGGTCGTGGCGGCTAGCCGCGACGCCGTGATCATGGTTGAGGGGAGCGCTGCGGAGGTTTCCGAAAGCGACCTGCTCGAAGCGATTTTCTTTGGCCATGCATCGGTTCAACCGATCATCGAAGCTCAGGTCCAGCTTCGCGCCAAGGCTGGTGTGCCCAAACGCGAGGTTGTCGCAAAGCCCGTCGACGAGGCACTCAAGGCACGTGCGAAGGAGCTTGCCCACGCCAGCATCAAGGAAGCGGTCCGCATCAAGTCAAAACAGGAGCGGCATAATCGGATTGATGCGGTGTCTGCAGATACCCTGACTGCACTTGCCGGAGAATTTGAAGGACGCGAAGGCGAGATCAAGGCGTTTCTTGGTGACTTCGAGTATGAACTTGTCCGCGAGCATATCCTCAAGGATGGAGAGCGGATCGACGGCCGCGACACGAAAACTGTCCGTCCGATTACGTGTGAGGTCAGCGTTCTTCCGAGAGCCCACGGCGCCGCGCTCTTTACCCGCGGGGAAACCCAGGCCCTTGTTGCCGCCACCCTCGGCACGGCAGGTGACGAGCAGCGGATCGATTCTCTGTTCGGCGAGAGCAAGAAGCGCTTCCTCCTCCACTACAATTTCCCGCCGTTCTCCGTTGGCGAAACGAGTATGCGCCTTGCCCCGGGTCGCCGTGAAATCGGCCACGGGATGCTTGCCGAGCGCGCTTTGGAGCGGGTGCTTCCGAAGCATGAAGATTTCCCCTACACGATCCGGATCGTTTCCGACATTCTGGAGAGCAATGGTTCTTCCTCTATGGCGTCGGTCTGCGGCGGTGCGCTTTCCATGATGGACGCCGGGGTGCCGATCAAGGCTCCCGTTGCCGGCATTGCCATGGGGCTCATCAAGGAAGGCGATGACGTTGCCATCCTTTCTGACATCCTTGGTGACGAAGATCACCTGGGCGATATGGACTTCAAGGTCGCCGGTACCGCCGAAGGGGTGACCGCAATCCAGATGGATATCAAGATTACCGGTGTTACCCGTGAGATCATGGGGACTGCCCTTGCTCAAGCAAAGGAAGGTCGCATCCATATTCTCGGGAAGATGGCCGAAACCCTGGCTGCTTCGCGGTCTGAACTCTCTCCCCATGCTCCCCGCATCACCACCATCTGGGTCAAGACCGACAAAATCCGCGACGTCATCGGTTCCGGCGGCAAGAATGTCCGGGGAATCACCGAGGCGACCGGCGTTTCGATCGACATCGAGGATACGGGGCGGATCAACATTGCCAGCACGAGCAAGGAAGCCTGCGACAAGGCAATCAAGATGATCCGCGATCTCACCGCCGAAGCCGAAGAAGGGAAGCTTTACATGGGCACCGTCAAGAAAGTCATGGACTTTGGTGCTTTCGTGGAGATTTTCCCCGGTACGGACGGCCTGGTCCATATCTCCGAACTCGACACGGAACGGGTAAAGAACGTCACCGATGTACTCAAGGAAGGCGACAAGGTTCTCGTCAAGTGCATCGGCATCGACAAGCAGGGCAAGATAAAGCTCTCCCGGAAAGAGGCTTTGGGAGCCGTTCTTCCCGAATAG
- a CDS encoding DHH family phosphoesterase: protein MIESIIGEIRANRSFLVTTHESPDGDAVGSSLALAVYLKRLGKDVTIHFNDPVPELYAFLPLADTVVQNLPDRDYDVCFVLDVGEFRRAGRQVTECTRVGSFINVDHHLTRDNFGSINYIDPSAAATGVLVYRIIKATGDLIDYEIALPLYTAIITDTGSFRYSNANPEAFAISSELVATGISTWSIAEKLYESQPRQRLELLALALSTLTISERGDFASITVTLDMYRRTGACAELTDGFVNYPRSIRGVEVSVFFREVNAGLFKVGFRSKGTVDVSSLAATFGGGGHHNAAGCTVEGTINDVRQRVFAHLEQAL, encoded by the coding sequence ATGATTGAGAGCATAATCGGAGAGATTCGTGCCAACAGGAGTTTTCTCGTAACCACCCATGAGAGTCCGGATGGGGACGCGGTGGGGTCGTCTCTGGCGCTGGCCGTCTACCTCAAGCGACTCGGCAAAGACGTCACGATTCATTTCAACGATCCGGTTCCCGAGTTATATGCGTTTCTTCCGCTTGCCGACACGGTGGTGCAGAACTTGCCCGACCGTGACTACGATGTCTGTTTTGTTCTCGATGTGGGAGAATTCCGTCGGGCGGGACGCCAGGTCACGGAGTGCACGAGGGTAGGTTCCTTCATAAACGTCGATCACCATCTCACCCGCGACAATTTTGGGTCAATCAATTACATCGATCCTTCGGCAGCCGCCACCGGCGTGCTCGTTTACCGTATCATCAAAGCAACCGGTGATCTCATCGACTACGAAATCGCCCTGCCGCTCTATACGGCTATTATTACCGATACCGGTTCTTTTCGCTATTCCAACGCCAATCCCGAGGCGTTCGCCATTTCCAGCGAATTAGTGGCAACCGGCATCAGCACTTGGTCTATCGCGGAAAAACTTTACGAAAGTCAGCCGCGGCAGCGTCTTGAACTTCTTGCGCTCGCACTCTCCACGCTCACCATTTCGGAACGGGGAGATTTTGCATCGATCACGGTTACGCTTGATATGTACCGCCGCACCGGTGCTTGTGCAGAACTGACCGACGGTTTCGTCAACTATCCCCGCTCCATTCGTGGGGTCGAAGTATCGGTTTTTTTCCGTGAAGTCAATGCAGGGCTCTTCAAAGTCGGTTTCCGTTCCAAGGGGACGGTGGATGTCTCAAGTTTGGCAGCCACGTTTGGAGGAGGCGGTCATCACAATGCCGCAGGCTGTACGGTTGAGGGGACCATTAACGACGTCAGGCAGCGGGTCTTTGCGCACTTGGAGCAGGCTCTCTGA
- a CDS encoding M16 family metallopeptidase: protein MVSKTILDNGVRIISEYMPHVHSVSIGIWVANGSRHERRELNGVAHFIEHLLFKGTERRTSLDIAREIDSVGGVLNAFTSREYVCYYAKVLDKFLPKTVDLLADIFLHSAFDPDEIEKERKVVLQEISMLEDTPDDFIHDLFHRSFWQGHPLGMSILGSAGSIEGLTRDAILAHKDSMYRSDDIIISVAGNVRHDELLSLLEGLFGAIPGGSGRDFCHLPTYEKRVEIVEKDLEQMHICLGTKALPQNHPRRFEVYLINTILGGSMSSRLFQEIRERLGLAYSVYSYVVSHTDAGSLVIYAGTNPAKLDDVLDITSTELKRLKTEPVTKFELNASREQIKGNMLLSLESTDNRMTKLAKNEIYFGRYMPLVELTDGFDAVTPEGLLSLAEEIFDERYLTLALTGRLEGKRCEPSRLVL, encoded by the coding sequence ATGGTCAGCAAAACAATTCTCGATAACGGTGTCCGGATCATATCCGAGTACATGCCGCATGTACACTCCGTCTCCATCGGGATTTGGGTCGCCAACGGCTCCCGCCATGAACGGCGGGAGCTCAATGGCGTCGCCCATTTCATTGAACATCTGTTGTTCAAGGGGACCGAGCGTCGTACCTCTCTCGATATTGCGCGGGAGATCGATTCGGTCGGCGGGGTGCTCAACGCGTTTACCAGCCGTGAGTACGTCTGCTATTACGCAAAGGTTCTCGACAAGTTTCTGCCGAAGACCGTCGATCTTCTCGCCGATATCTTCCTCCATTCCGCCTTTGATCCTGATGAAATCGAAAAAGAGCGGAAAGTCGTGCTCCAGGAAATCAGCATGCTGGAGGACACCCCCGATGATTTCATCCACGACCTCTTTCATCGCAGCTTCTGGCAGGGGCACCCCCTGGGCATGTCGATCCTTGGCAGCGCCGGCAGCATCGAGGGGCTGACCCGCGACGCAATCCTCGCCCACAAAGATTCAATGTACCGCTCTGATGACATTATCATCTCTGTCGCGGGCAATGTTCGACACGACGAGTTGCTGTCCCTTCTCGAAGGGCTCTTTGGCGCTATTCCCGGGGGAAGCGGGCGGGATTTCTGTCACCTCCCGACCTATGAGAAGCGAGTGGAGATTGTGGAGAAGGATCTGGAGCAGATGCATATCTGTCTGGGAACCAAGGCGCTTCCCCAGAATCATCCCCGGCGCTTCGAGGTTTACCTCATTAACACCATCCTTGGCGGCAGCATGAGTTCCCGGCTCTTTCAGGAGATACGGGAGCGCCTTGGCCTCGCATATTCGGTTTACTCTTATGTGGTTTCCCATACTGATGCCGGTTCGCTTGTAATTTACGCGGGAACAAATCCTGCCAAGCTCGACGATGTGCTTGATATTACCTCTACCGAGTTGAAGCGTCTCAAGACCGAACCGGTCACCAAGTTCGAACTCAACGCTTCCCGGGAGCAGATCAAGGGGAACATGCTGCTTTCCCTCGAAAGCACCGATAACCGTATGACAAAACTGGCCAAAAACGAAATCTATTTCGGCCGCTACATGCCATTGGTGGAGCTCACCGACGGTTTCGACGCGGTAACACCGGAGGGGCTGCTCTCCCTTGCTGAAGAGATTTTCGACGAACGTTATCTGACACTTGCCCTCACCGGACGACTCGAAGGAAAGAGGTGCGAGCCGTCGCGTCTTGTGTTGTAG
- the rpsO gene encoding 30S ribosomal protein S15, with product MLVTDKKKEIISSHKRHDGDTGSPEVQIALLTERITYLTDHFKIHKKDHHSRRGLLKIVGQRRRLLDYLKKKDVERYRAIIEKLGIRR from the coding sequence GTGCTGGTAACGGATAAGAAAAAGGAGATTATATCTTCGCATAAGCGTCACGACGGCGACACCGGTTCGCCGGAAGTGCAGATCGCTCTTCTCACCGAGCGTATCACTTATCTGACGGATCACTTCAAGATCCACAAGAAAGATCACCATAGCCGTCGCGGCCTTTTGAAGATCGTCGGTCAAAGAAGGCGGCTTCTCGATTACCTGAAGAAAAAGGATGTCGAGAGGTATCGGGCGATCATTGAGAAACTCGGTATTCGTCGTTAA
- the infB gene encoding translation initiation factor IF-2 gives MSKIHVYELAKQLGIENKELIARLKSHGIEVKSHMSALEEDEVKKVTAPAAPPKAVSAKEQDEIRVTTTVIRRRPKAVEAQPEVPEAPALEAPAAVVEAAEIAPPVEEPVVTPEPVPAAPPEKPVAPVPPAPAQEAPAAVEPQPEMPTANRARILGRVELPGITTKPAAKPAERREVVIPPKRKMEERIMTPAPSERPAAPAPSADQKKGGRKKEFVAAPPEPDRGAKKGVAPAAKKKEAFKKSEMLERRERVFEPGPKAGKGKRRDKEYVSAGRKTEITVPKAIKRIIKISESITVGELAKRMGVKATDLIRVLMKMGMMVTINHPLDVDTATLVANDFGYEIENVALDVDEILEAVPDAPESLVKRPPVVTIMGHVDHGKTSLLDAIREANVIAGEAGGITQHIGAYDVELNGRKITFLDTPGHEAFTAMRARGAKVTDIVILVVAADDGVMPQTREAVNHSKAAGVPIIVAINKIDKPEAKPERVKQELMELGLVSEEWGGETIFVEVSAKKRINLPELLEMVLLQADVMDLRANPDKEARGTIVEAKLDRGRGPVATVLVQEGTLKNGDFFVAGVHYGRVRAMQNDRAEKVQSAGPSMPVEVIGFTGVPDAGDVFIGMNDEKRAKEIASHRQQKLRETELAKHSKMSLEQLYDKIQKGEVKDLNVIVKADVQGSVEAVAESLRKLSTAAVRLNVLHSSVGAITETDVNLATASSAIILGFNVRPEPKASALADKEGVDVRLYNIIYDAVEDIKKAMEGLLEPTLREKYLGRAEVREVFSVPKVGNVAGSYVQDGVMKRNAQVRLLRDNVVIYEGKMSSLRRFKDDVKEVATGYECGIGLENYNDIKVGDIIEDFEIEKVAATL, from the coding sequence ATGAGCAAGATCCACGTGTATGAACTGGCGAAGCAGTTGGGGATTGAAAATAAAGAGCTTATTGCCAGGCTCAAGAGTCATGGCATCGAGGTGAAGAGTCACATGTCGGCTCTTGAGGAAGATGAAGTGAAGAAGGTGACCGCACCCGCTGCGCCCCCCAAGGCCGTTTCAGCCAAGGAGCAGGACGAGATTCGCGTGACGACGACCGTTATCCGCCGCCGTCCGAAAGCGGTGGAAGCCCAACCGGAAGTGCCCGAGGCGCCGGCGCTTGAGGCTCCGGCAGCGGTTGTCGAGGCAGCGGAAATTGCGCCTCCTGTTGAAGAACCCGTCGTAACACCTGAACCGGTGCCGGCGGCTCCGCCCGAAAAACCAGTCGCGCCAGTTCCGCCGGCACCGGCTCAAGAGGCCCCCGCTGCGGTGGAGCCGCAGCCTGAGATGCCGACTGCGAACCGTGCCCGGATCCTCGGGCGGGTGGAACTTCCCGGTATCACCACCAAACCAGCCGCCAAGCCTGCCGAGAGACGGGAGGTCGTGATCCCGCCCAAGCGCAAGATGGAGGAGCGGATCATGACACCCGCTCCATCCGAGCGTCCTGCTGCACCTGCTCCCTCCGCCGACCAGAAGAAGGGGGGGCGCAAAAAGGAATTCGTTGCGGCCCCGCCTGAGCCGGATCGCGGTGCAAAGAAAGGAGTGGCTCCGGCTGCGAAGAAGAAAGAGGCGTTCAAGAAGAGCGAGATGCTCGAGCGGCGCGAGCGTGTGTTCGAGCCCGGTCCCAAAGCAGGGAAGGGGAAGCGCCGGGACAAGGAATATGTGAGCGCCGGCCGAAAAACCGAAATTACCGTTCCGAAGGCCATTAAGCGGATCATCAAGATCTCCGAGTCCATCACCGTCGGCGAGCTCGCCAAGAGGATGGGGGTGAAAGCAACCGATTTGATTCGTGTCCTCATGAAGATGGGGATGATGGTCACCATCAACCACCCTCTTGACGTTGATACTGCTACGCTGGTTGCCAACGATTTCGGGTACGAGATCGAAAACGTCGCCCTCGACGTGGACGAAATCCTGGAAGCGGTCCCCGATGCGCCGGAAAGTCTGGTGAAGCGTCCCCCGGTGGTCACCATCATGGGTCACGTTGACCACGGCAAGACCTCGCTCCTCGATGCCATTCGCGAGGCGAATGTTATTGCCGGTGAGGCAGGCGGGATCACTCAGCATATCGGCGCCTACGACGTCGAGTTGAACGGACGCAAGATCACCTTCCTCGACACACCTGGCCACGAGGCGTTTACTGCCATGCGCGCCCGGGGAGCAAAAGTTACCGATATCGTTATCCTTGTCGTGGCGGCCGATGACGGCGTCATGCCTCAGACCCGTGAAGCGGTGAACCATTCGAAGGCTGCCGGCGTGCCGATCATTGTTGCCATCAACAAGATTGACAAACCGGAAGCAAAGCCTGAGCGCGTCAAGCAGGAGCTTATGGAGCTCGGTCTCGTTTCTGAGGAATGGGGTGGTGAAACCATCTTTGTTGAGGTTTCGGCTAAGAAACGGATCAACCTTCCCGAACTTCTGGAAATGGTTCTGCTGCAGGCCGACGTCATGGACCTCAGGGCCAATCCCGACAAGGAAGCTCGCGGAACCATCGTTGAAGCGAAGCTGGATCGTGGTCGCGGACCGGTCGCTACGGTTCTCGTTCAGGAAGGTACCCTCAAGAATGGCGATTTCTTCGTGGCAGGCGTTCACTATGGTCGGGTACGCGCCATGCAGAACGATCGTGCAGAGAAAGTGCAGTCGGCGGGGCCGTCGATGCCGGTGGAGGTAATCGGTTTCACGGGAGTTCCCGATGCCGGAGACGTCTTCATCGGGATGAATGACGAGAAGCGTGCCAAGGAAATAGCCTCACACCGCCAGCAGAAGCTGCGCGAGACCGAGCTTGCCAAGCACAGCAAGATGTCTCTGGAGCAGCTCTACGACAAGATTCAGAAGGGCGAGGTCAAAGACCTCAACGTTATTGTCAAGGCCGACGTACAGGGATCAGTGGAAGCGGTTGCCGAATCCCTCCGCAAGCTCTCCACTGCCGCCGTACGACTCAACGTCCTTCACTCGTCGGTCGGGGCGATTACCGAAACCGACGTCAACCTCGCCACCGCCTCCAGTGCGATCATCCTCGGCTTCAACGTCCGTCCCGAGCCGAAGGCCTCGGCTCTGGCGGACAAGGAAGGGGTCGACGTCCGTCTTTACAACATCATCTATGACGCGGTCGAGGATATCAAAAAGGCGATGGAAGGCCTGCTTGAGCCGACCCTGCGTGAAAAGTACCTTGGCCGTGCCGAGGTCCGCGAGGTCTTCTCCGTGCCAAAGGTCGGCAACGTGGCCGGCTCGTACGTTCAGGACGGCGTCATGAAGCGCAATGCCCAGGTTCGTCTGCTGCGCGACAACGTCGTGATTTACGAAGGAAAGATGTCCAGCCTCCGTCGCTTCAAGGATGACGTGAAGGAGGTGGCAACCGGCTACGAGTGTGGTATTGGCCTTGAGAACTACAACGATATCAAGGTCGGCGACATCATCGAGGACTTCGAGATCGAGAAGGTGGCGGCAACGCTGTAG